A section of the Quatrionicoccus australiensis genome encodes:
- a CDS encoding response regulator: MKPATDADLSKLIAIVEDDPDVARIIEQVLGDFSFRTVWCRSAADLLRRLRTLTPDLCIIDLGLPDMDGLEVMQRVRAQSACGIVILTGRAHVSDRVMGLELGADDYVLKPFEPRELVARVRSILRRRETGHGAATPAREIAEFGNWRFNLGNNTLHASNGEELLLSTSEAELLKVFVSHPNRILQREQLMGTRDLAPTDRSIDVRISRLRRKLEPDPLGPAFIKTVYGAGYLFLATVKWPAEENTDTAAG, encoded by the coding sequence ATGAAACCAGCGACCGATGCCGACTTGAGCAAACTGATCGCCATTGTCGAGGATGACCCGGATGTTGCCCGCATCATCGAACAGGTGCTCGGCGATTTTTCCTTCCGCACCGTCTGGTGCCGCAGTGCGGCCGATCTGCTGCGCCGCCTGCGCACTCTGACCCCCGACCTGTGCATCATCGACCTCGGCCTGCCCGATATGGACGGCCTCGAAGTGATGCAGCGCGTGCGCGCCCAGTCGGCGTGCGGCATCGTCATCCTGACCGGACGCGCCCATGTCAGCGACCGCGTCATGGGCCTTGAACTGGGCGCCGACGACTACGTGCTGAAACCCTTCGAGCCGCGCGAACTGGTCGCCCGCGTGCGCAGCATCCTGCGGCGCCGGGAAACCGGCCATGGCGCCGCCACGCCAGCCCGGGAAATTGCCGAATTCGGCAACTGGCGTTTCAACCTCGGCAATAACACGCTGCACGCCAGCAATGGCGAGGAGCTTCTGCTCAGCACCTCGGAAGCCGAACTGCTCAAGGTTTTTGTCAGCCATCCGAACCGCATCCTGCAACGCGAACAGTTGATGGGCACCCGCGATCTGGCACCGACCGACCGCAGCATCGATGTCCGCATTTCGCGCCTGCGCCGCAAGCTTGAACCCGACCCGCTCGGTCCGGCCTTCATCAAGACCGTCTATGGTGCCGGCTATCTCTTTCTCGCCACCGTCAAATGGCCGGCGGAAGAAAATACCGACACCGCTGCCGGCTGA